aaTTGATTTTCAagattgtacaagtttgtactctcaccagcagtggaggaggggCTCCCTGTGCTCCACATCAAGAGGAGACAGCTTAAAAAGCAAATTCAAGCTCTCAAATTAACCCTATTAACTGTATAATAGGGTTAACTGTATAAATCATTATTTTACCTCTCCCTGTGCTACAGTTACagattaatatatttttgttattattattattattattattgacaggGTCTTTCTATTATGTAGAACTATGTACCCAGGCCAAGTTAGAATTCATTCTCCCATTTTAATGTGGCTGAGGCAGTATGGTTGATTgataacacctttttttttttaaacatttatttatttatttaatgtataggagtacactgtagctgtcttcagacacaccagatctcattacagatggttgtgaggcaccatgtggttgctgggaattgaactcaggacctctggcagagcagtcggagctcttaaccgctgagccatctctccagcccctgataacCTCATCTTGTTTTAAGTCTCATTCTACACGTTTTCCCCCCCAGGTGTCTTGGaagttgctatgtagaccaggctggccttgaccatATCTTCCTTTTATGAAGGTTAGCATGCCTTCCTTGGGTATTTTGTGGAGACTGTGTAGGATTGTGTAGAATTCAGagctctcggggttggggatttagctcagtggtagagcgcttgcctagcgaccgcaaggccctgggttcggtccccagctccgaaaaagaaaaaagaattcagagctCTGCTCTATACGACCCTTCCATATTTTGTGCAGTGTTCAGTGTCTTTTTGGGGGTGTGGTGCTGGTAGCACCTTACCTTATATAGCCATGGCTGATTTGGTCATATGTACCCAGGACAGTCTGTGGCAACCCACCATCTTAATGTTGCTGAGGTGGCTGATTGACTGATAACTTCATCTTAAGTCTCattctgcaccccccccccccccccccccgaatctCAGGTGCATTTGCTCTGTGCTTCAGTTTAAATCTTGACCTGTCGGCATTATCGTGAGACTCATACAGCTGGTTTCCCTGCCTCTGGATTTAATCCCTTCCAGTTCCTGCTTCACAGGGCTAGAGTTTCCAGAGACTTTAGATGCCTTCTCCCGTCAGGAATACCACCTGAGCTCATTAAGCAGAGTGAAGGCGTGTACACGTGATTTAACTCCTCCCTACCTTTCTAGGATTACCTCCTACCTTGCTTCCCATTCTTGCTTCCGGCCTAACATTCTTGGCATTCCTTTGGTTGCTATCCCTAATACTcccaagttcctgtcagcattttGCTCCTGTAGATACacaccttttctcctcttcctgtctagAGGTTTATGTTCCCTGATTTTTTGAGGCTTTTATAAGTTGTTAATTTTATTATAGTCATATTTGTTCCCACAGTTGacatcttttattattattttttaagattttatatatatatatatatatatatatatatatacacacacacacactgttgctgtcttcagacaaaccagaagagggcatcagatactattacagatggttgtaaccAATGAGCCCTCTCTTCAGCCTGTATTATTTTTTGATTTTGTAATGCACAAGATTGTGTTAGGTTTTCTGATGCCTTTCCTTAGAAAAGTTTATCAAAATtcttaaggtttaaaaataactTGGCTTTTACTCCTGCTAAGGTATACTCAGCACAGTAGAAATGTCTACCAATTGATCACTTTATTAAAAAATTCAAGGTATTAATATTAATACACTTAACTTGATTTCACTAATTCCCTCATTTACCTAAAGTACAAAATGGCTGTTTACCAGCAGACTGAATTTTAAACCAAAATCTTATCCAGTAGCTATGACTTTAACCCAGAACAAAAGAACACTATGGGAACATAGTGTATctaattccccctttttgtttcttGATTCAGGGGTTGtatgtgcagccctggctgtcctggagcttctCTGTTCtaagctggccatgaactcagggatccacctgtctctgtctccagggtgttgggattaaaagtgtgcaccttTAATGTAGGCCTGTAATATAAGGTATGGGTTTATGGCCAATGTTGGTCTTGAACTAATGgcgacattttcttttcttttctttttttttttttggagctggggaccgaacccaggaccttgtgcttgctaggcaagcgctctaccactgagctaaatccccaacggtCTTGAACTAATGGCAATCCTCCAGCACCATCCTCCCAAACCTTCAGTTTTACTGTGGTTGTCTCACAGTTCTTGGATTGACAGCACTCTAGCTAAGCACGTTACCATGGAGCCCAGTCTCCCCACCCCAAATtaatttttgtcctttttttttttttttaaccaaaatcTATGGCTTTCTGGTTTCCTGGAGCTGAACTCCTTACTTAACAAGGTATAAACTGACTTTGTCTGTAGTTGTAGAGGAAGAATGCCACTGTTGGGAAAGTGTTCTCTAGAACTATCCAGTTTTAGTTTCTTCCCTCATTCCTGTAGTTAACGGAATGTTACAAGCTGGGGGGGAAGTGCTGTCTGCTCAGCCTAGGATTTTGCAGTGTTCCACCTGAATCAGAATCTCCTACAGTGCCTGTTAAAGCCAGAGCCACCGGGGGCACACACGAGCTGGCTAAATTAGGGGTCCCGTGTAGGCATTAACCCAACATTCATCAGTGACACCTGTGCAACTGATGTTCTAACTATTCAGTGTATTAGTTCACTTAATTCTCTTAGGTCTTAAGTAGGCACTACTCATAGCCACTGGGGTTTTAAGGcaacctggccttgaactgtTAAATATCCCTGCACAACTTCTAATCTGGACATTTCcatttcaagtgctgggattatatgctGATCCCATCAAGTCCAGTTTAAGAGGTAAGCAGGACTGACCCCAAGGACTTCCTGGAAACCAGGCActatactaaaaaaataaaaactacaccCTCAGGCCCCACTGCCCAGGTTTtccacaaaagaacaaaaacagaacagaggAACACAGACACCAAGTATTTTGATTAAAGTCATAGCTACTAAACTAAATAAGACTTTGGTTTAAAATTCAAGTGGTCGAATCAGCTTGCTGGTAAAGTTATTCaagagatgaagaaaatgaaactcAATTTACTCCAGAGTCACCCAGCAAACTTCTAAATGCCAGCTTTTCTACTTCATCTGAAAAGGAGTTAAGCTCTTTAGTCAGCAAGGCTGGCATGACATCCTGTGATGCACAGAAGTTTTGTGATTTGAAAAAGTTAATTCTCTCTGCCCCCAATCTCATTTTCAAAATGTGGCTAATAGGGCCAGTGAAATGCATGCATGCCAGCTGGAGCAGGGTACCGTGGTGCCTTCCTCTATGCTTTCTGCCTTATTCCCTTGAATAGTTCCCTTACTGAGCTGGAAGCTTGCTTTTGGCTAGGCTGGCAGGCCAGTGAGTTCTAGGGATCCACCTACCTATTTCTACTTCCCAAGACTGGGGTTATGGGCACAGATaactgcttttgttgttgtttgggacTGAAACTCAGGTCTGCATGTTTGTAGTACAAGGGCCCCAACTCACTTAATCAGCTCAACCTCGAATTGTATAGCCTCTACATCTGTGACTAGTACAACCGCATCATCTTTTTTACTGTAAGGATGCATATAGTACCTGTAAACTTAAAATTCTCAGCAAATCGAGAATCAGCACAAACAGCAACCACAGCCAATCACCAGCAGAGGGAATATGGGATCTCCATCTTATTTACCATAAAgagaattattaaaaaaaatacaattgatGTAACTAAGgcatcttttcctttctgtcaCATTTAACCAAAGCTGCCTTTTACCACAGATGCAATCGACTTTAAcatcaaacacacatatacaaatattctGCCCCAGGAGTTACAATTATAATTGAAACCTGTTGGTTACTTTTGCATGCTATTTTACAAAACCCATGATTGTCAAAGGTATATTCTTCCCATATGAAAACTTACATAAGTGTCCTAAACTGGGAAAATCTTCTAGGCTAACATTTGCTAAAATATTGGAATACTTCaacacagtattttttttttaacccttcaATTATAATTCTTAATAGGACTTTAATGGGCAAATAACATAGTAACCCAGGGCTGGAGACAGCTTATGAGTAGTTATGCACGGGCTCCAGgtttaaattcccagcacccagtacaaaaaaccaacaaaaaacccaaagcaacAACCCCATTTCCCTGTTGaaaaattttaaacttaaaaattagTTATCACACACAAACAATCACATTACTGCAAAAACACTTTTATTGACCTACGGTAAGTGGCAAAAGCTAGGCCTAAGAGCAACTTTACTTAAGCTTAATGCTCTTTTTAACTCCAGCGCGAATGCCAGAGAGTTCACCACTATACCGCTGTTCTTCTCTACGAACTTCACGAACCTGGCCTCGTCTTCGGATTTTGGCTCTTCGGAACTTTTCCCTATGTTTGACTCTGGGATTTCTATcaatcttctttctcctgggtgTAAGTCCCCTATTTTTGGCGATCTGGTAGGTAATGGCTCGCTTGGCGTTTTGCTCTTCAAGAGCCTGTTCTTCAGcactattttcttctttctttctcttcaactCTGGCCTGTCTTCCATTTCCTTGTAGAACTCTAGTGCAGCCTCATCAAACTCAGGCTCTTCAGTCAGGTCAGCGTTAACATCAGTCTGCTTTGCAGACTTTGGCTTGGTCTTGGTTAATTTTGCTTTTGGATTCAGGTCTTTCTTTCCAGCACCCTCCTTGGCTGTGAGTAGGTGACGGATTTCGGAGGACAGTTTCTGATCCACAACTGAGAGCTTGTTGATCAGATTTCTGTAGGTAACAAGCCTTTCTATAACAGGATGTCCATGTGCGGGGACTCTCCTGGCTTTTAAGATCAAATAAAAACTGATGTTGGCGCAATAATTCAAGTAGAGGTTATACTTAGTCTTCAGGTACTGGCTTCCTTTTCCAGGCGGAATGACCCCCTTTTCCACCAACTGTATCAAAGGCTCTAACTCATCCTTCACTTCTGTCAACTTGACTTTGAGGTCTTCTATCAGTTCTAAGAGCTCTGGTGACTCTTTCCTCAACATTTTCAGCTTCTCTTTTACCGAGACTTTAGCCAAATCCTTCACAACCCGAGTCTCAGCTTCGTCTACTTGTGGCACGGGTTTTGCAAAGGCCTCCACCCAAGCGACTCCAAAATCATCCTCTTGCAGGGCTTGGGTTAAGCGCCGCTGAATTACCTgtgcctcctcttcttcctctctttcctcctcttctacttCTTGCTGACTCTGACGGCCTCGGGATTTGGAACCGTAGTCTGTATCATAATAAAGCCTTTTTCTCTGACCCCAGGACAAGCTGGGATCCACAGAGGCCTCAGCCTCACTCTGTACGGAGCTCCCACCATCATCATCTtcgccatcctcctcctcctcggaaCTCTCTCCATCTTCGTCATTTTCATCGTCAATATTTAGAGGTagcacctcttcctcctcatcgTCATCCTCCTCCCCACTCTCGACTTCGTTCCAGCCCTTAGCCAGGACTGCCCGAGATCGCGCTTCATGGAACTCATCTACCTGGTCTTGGTAGTAGCTGGAGTCCCCTGGAGAAGGCGGCGACCCTAAATCGTCCTCATTTTCGTCCGTGGCAGTGCGACCAGCCTTGGCCCGCACGGTGGCCCACTGGGCCGCTCCACGCCGCCGTGATCGCTTCACCATGGCTCACCAGCGGTCTCGGGTTCCCCAGCGATGCCGCGATTTCCGCCACTTCTGATGTCCGCGCAGAAACGATTCCAGCAACCGGAGGTTTTCAGCACCACCACGCTCCACGCCACACAAGTTGGTGAATACCGGATCCCAGAGTCTGGGAAAAGCCCATTTCCTTCCGCTCCCAGGGTGCTCTTCGCACAGCGGCGAGCCTGAACTTCCGCTCGCCCTCGGAAGCGTAGTCCCGCTGTGCCTTTCTAAAAGCAGTCGATTCCGGCGAATTAAAACACTTCCGGATAGGAACGGCAGGCTAAGGACCTTCCGTTCCGCCGAGCCTTTTGTGGCGACTTCCGCGCTCTCTCGCGCGAGTTCCGGCGTGGAGTCGAAACCCGTCAGCGTCGCTGCGAGACAGCCTGCGGCCGACAGAGGGCGCTGGGCCTCTACGTCTCCATGCGTCAGCAGGGCGCCCAGTGAGCTACGCTAGACAGTTTCCCAGCTCTCGGTTAGTTTCTTCGGTCCTCCCGAGTGGAAGTTtggttgtttcgttttgtttttttggtctgTCTTGACTTCTGAAGCCGGGCCTCGCCATGTTGTCCAGGCTAGTCTCAGCCTCCCGGCTTGgttcttttctctgtttctgtctggcGGTTGCTACCGAAACAGCGGGGTTTTTGTCTGGCGGGGTTTCTGGGCCCCGCACGGCGAGTGTGTGCTTTTAGGCGAGCCGAGGGCGGACTTTGGCGGTTTTCTGAGGGCAGCCCCCCATCCCCCGGGAAAAGGAAAAAGACGCGATAGTGTTCTTCTGCTGGAACAGTTTTCGCTTTTCTAGACGTTCTGGAAAACACTGAAGCTGTCAGCGGTGGACCGCCATTAAAGGacagcccccctcccccgcccgccGGTATAGAATTGGATGGCAGTACTTAATAATCATTCATTGTTGTGTTCTTCAACATTGGTCAAGCACCAACATGCCTGGCAGCGTGTTAGGCTCTGAGAGAGAAATAATGGCCAAAATAGATGATTTTTCCGTGTTTGGAGACCTTGTGGTCTAGGAGGGCAGAACTAGGAGGGCAGAACTCAGTCAAATGGGAGAAATGACTGCTGGAGCTCACAAGACCATTGTTAGCCAGCGTTCAGTGCTGGGATCCCAGCATAGGCTTTACATATGTTTTGAAAACAAGAGTACGGGCGGGCGAATAGACTCCTTCCATCATGCGGGTCTGAGGGATCGAACTGTTGTCAAGCTTAGTAGACAGCGCCTttaccagctaagccatctcaAATGTGTGTCTTGTTATGTGTCAGCGTCCTTATTTAAAAGGATATACAAAGTCGCGATTATACACACCACATGGGGCCTTGTCTTATAAAATAAGACAGCAATAAGTACAACTATCCAAACagacacaggcacgcacgcatgcatagGCTCGCGCGATCATAAAAGGATTTAAAGACCCGAGGGTGATTTGCCTGCTACTCCCCTCATCGCCACAGTTGACTCCAGGTCCATGTCTCCGTTCTCACTGCTCCCTGGGTGATAGGACAGATTAAAGAAGATAGCCTTCCCAGATGGAGAAGGACAGTCTttgttctttggttgagggaaTATGGATAGCTATTTGCTACATTCTCCTGCTAGaaactgtaaaacaaacaaacaaacaaacaaacaaacaaacaaacaaacaaaaactctccAAAAGGGTTTACCATTTCTGTTCAAAATCAATGGATTTGTGTTGTATTCAAAAcagtgtgagggctggagagatggttaagagcactgactgttgttCCAGAGGTctcgagttcaaatcccagcaaccacatggtggcgcacaaccatctgtaatgagagctgacgttctcttctggtgtgtctgaagacagctacggtgtgcttatatataataaatctcaAAACAGCTTGAAAAATCCTCTAGTTAACCTCCTACCCCAAGTTTGGTACAGAGGAATGTTCAATTTGTTTAATGAATATGTTCAATTTGTTTAAAGAGTATTTCACTTCGTATCCTAGGTGCTATATAAAGCTTAGGGGATGATGTATACACATGTAAGCATCTCCGAGACATAAACTGAACTAGAAAGGATTCAGTAGTCATCACTTTCAACTTTAGTTTAACATATTTGGAAACAGACTCGCAGACAATTTTAACTAGGGAGTCTGCTATAGAAATCAGAGCCATAAAATCCTGCACCAGGATTTTACATCAAGAAAATCCATTAGAGTTGGTTCCTTGTGCACTAGCTGACGCCCATATTGATTTGAGCATCATAGTAGTCTTAACAGTATCATAAAATGACAGTTCTAAttctttaataaaatgtttttcttataagaAGAGAACATTAATATATCTTTCAGAAAAGTGGTATTTTAAAGTATACAATACCTTACGTGCTCAAGGGTGTCTGAAACCTTTACAAGCCCTTACCCAGTTTTAGAAAACAGGGTTTccttatgtagccttggctgccctggaacaagctcagtagaccaggctgacctccaactcaaagagatctttctgcctctcttcctgaGTGGTGGAATTAAAGGTCTGAGCCACCAGTGACCAGCTAGAAAATACAGTTTAATGAATAGGATGTGGTTAGAAACACATGTTCTGATAATAAGCATAAACCTCATATTtgaatttacattttctttctgaaaaaagatgtatttgttttattcatgtgagtacactgtagctttttttaagagagcatcagatcctattatagatggttatgagccaccatgtggatgctgggatttgaactcagaatctctggaagagcagtcggtgctcttaatcactgagcatctctccagcttcccttttttttaaaggcaaagtGAACAAAAATTATTAAGGAAAAGTAAGGAAAAATTGAGAGTGGCATCCTTGAATGTAAAGTTTAGTAGACACGACATTAACTGCCTGTGGTCTATGATAATAGCAAGTTCTAATGGCGTGTGGGCTGTGACACACATTGTGTCATTCTGTGTTCAGTTTATACTGCAGAAGAGCCAAAGGCAAACACAGAGTCATCAGATAGAAAAGTAGGGCCTCACAAAGCTCTTCACCAGGTGCAGGACACTCGGATCGCACTGGGGCTTAAAGATCATTTCAAGAAACTGGGGCTATAATAATACTATATTAAAATTTCCACTAACTGTGAAATCGTTTTGTGTTCTGTTCATTTTTATCTCAAAGTATGTGAAATCTTAGTCATATTTTGATCAAAATGCACACATTATAGGTAAGTTAAAaactatttcaaatattttaaatgtgaatgactaaattaatattttaattatttaattattcttttaataAAGAATAGCTTTCattcctattattttttgtattccAGTAGTTCCATTATATATTTCTCTAAGCCTGATATTAGGGTTACTTACCAtttaattgagaatttttttgCAAGAAAATTATATTTCTGCCAGAAGTACTGTAGTCCTATTAGAAGGGGActtaggcaggaggattttgatttttaagaacATCCTGTTCCATACTATAAGTTCTAGGCTACACTGGCCAGTGTATTATAGGGCCAGACCCTATCACAAAGCAATTTTTTATTCCTGAAAATAAGATTGATTTAAGTGATGCTAGAGAATGTAAGCCCATGtcaactaaaaagaaaaacatgaattcccagagaaaaTGAGCAGCTATTAGAAAACACTTGGGTTTTTCTTTAAGtggaaaaaaaagttatttcatgtgtgtaggtgtgcactGTGGTACATGAGTTCTAGGGATCTAACTCAGGTCGTCTGTCAGGCTgtctttcctgctgagccatcttactagtCTACAGTTCACTTCTGTATCTGTGGAAGCTACAATTATTCATTGCCTTGAAAGTTAATTACATTATTTTGATGTCCAGGAGTTAGTAAGATaactccttttttctttataagacatTTACAGTGTTTTCTCACAGAGCATAGGGTTTTATGAATGACATTTGAGAGCCTAGATAATGCTAGGATACTTACTTCAGGGAATGTGTTCTGGGTTGTGAAAGTATTGTCTTACTCCTAGACTCTATTGTATTGGACTAGTGAAGTAATAGTAAAGTCATGATATATAATGTTACCAGTCATTGCACGTAACAGATTCTGCCATATCTATGTTTTTCTTACCTTTTTAGATgtattaatttactttacatGGAGAAGCCTTTCACCTGGTACCCTGTGATGGCCAGAAAGGGGTAAGAGGTGTTGGAGACTCTGAAAGTGGAGCTGTGGATGTCTGTGGGCCAGCTTGtgtgtgctaggaatcaaacctgggtcctttaaaGAGCAACAGGCACTCCAACAGTGAATGGGTCATGTGTCTAACATCACTTTTGTCT
This is a stretch of genomic DNA from Rattus norvegicus strain BN/NHsdMcwi chromosome 14, GRCr8, whole genome shotgun sequence. It encodes these proteins:
- the Utp3 gene encoding something about silencing protein 10, which encodes MVKRSRRRGAAQWATVRAKAGRTATDENEDDLGSPPSPGDSSYYQDQVDEFHEARSRAVLAKGWNEVESGEEDDDEEEEVLPLNIDDENDEDGESSEEEEDGEDDDGGSSVQSEAEASVDPSLSWGQRKRLYYDTDYGSKSRGRQSQQEVEEEEREEEEEAQVIQRRLTQALQEDDFGVAWVEAFAKPVPQVDEAETRVVKDLAKVSVKEKLKMLRKESPELLELIEDLKVKLTEVKDELEPLIQLVEKGVIPPGKGSQYLKTKYNLYLNYCANISFYLILKARRVPAHGHPVIERLVTYRNLINKLSVVDQKLSSEIRHLLTAKEGAGKKDLNPKAKLTKTKPKSAKQTDVNADLTEEPEFDEAALEFYKEMEDRPELKRKKEENSAEEQALEEQNAKRAITYQIAKNRGLTPRRKKIDRNPRVKHREKFRRAKIRRRGQVREVRREEQRYSGELSGIRAGVKKSIKLK